In Flavobacterium lacustre, a genomic segment contains:
- a CDS encoding gliding motility-associated C-terminal domain-containing protein, with protein MKNKLLLFLLFHLLIGNQLIAKSFEDVVSIRKIDFDSSITIHSLDSIKKNKKKLRASRVRAVLPPPVVIAGSSCGNGVNSVQVNLYANGVNTGETIEWYASQVSVTPIFTGSNFSPSIVKTRTYYVQSKSGADTSIRVPVVASVYSTPPAVTLTVSPENNIQNPLCLGTSVTFTASGGADLFEFSVDGVVKQAMSTSRIFTTNTLTNGQEVSVRSRYAISLDGTITEKAWGTDPMEDNFLSAALSPNASGGYLNSIKISPTEDKLVFGIAGKLINNRSILLFLDTKSGGFPLSDYGTDGDPLAQFKAFNLFNKNPSTFDSYFAADYCIAITTDAGETNYYADIIELKSGNSIKTSLGSAATGLPSALMGINKNNTGISDYSLGFEIEVLKALIGYTTGDIKFFALTMQDGDLSNYNVTNSFLSPERTSTLDYGSGAVDYNLKDPNSVIVSALALTPCYSESNITMNFVDNPTIATVGGNQFKCGLTSDALGGNTPSVGIGAWTLKSGPGTVNFNDSSSGSSTATVSVEGIYVFTWTITSGACIASSADVTVEYKVTPPPIVDEITQPTCADNSGSVLFSGLPEGAWTITPSIGSAVSGTGTTYEFKNLLAATDYTFTVTNPNTSCTSEPSIQVTINAVPLPPVVPTTVSLVQPTCAIPSGTITITTQSGVEYSLDGTTYQESNVFGSLAPKNYTLYVRNSADATCVTLSPTQVTINAVPLPPVVPTTVSVVQPTCAIPSGTITITTQSGVEYSLDGTAYQESNIFGSLAPKNYTLYVRNSADATCVTTSPTQVTINAVPLQPVVPTTVSVVQPTCAIPSGTITITTQSGVEYSLDGTTYQESNIFGSLAPKNYTLYVRNSADATCVTTSPTQVTINAVPLPPVVPTTISLVQPTCAIPSGTITITTQSGVEYSLDGTTYQESNVFGSLAPKNYTLYVRNSADATCVTLSPTQVTINAVPLPPVVPTTVSVVQPTCAIPSGTITITTQSGVEYSLDGTAYQESNIFGSLAPKNYTLYVRNSADATCVTTSPTQVTINAVPLQPVVPTTVSVVQPTCAIPSGTITITTQSGVEYSLDGTTYQESNIFGSLAPKNYTLYVRNSADATCVTTSPTQVTINAVPLPPVVPTTISLVQPTCAIPSGTITITTQSGVEYSLDGTTYQESNVFGSLAPKNYTLYVRNSADATCVTLSPTQVTINAVPLPPVVPTTVSVVQPTCAIPSGTITITTQSGVEYSLDGTAYQESNIFGSLAPKNYTLYVRNSADATCVTTSPTQVTINAVPLQPVVPTTVSVVQPTCAIPSGTITITTQSGVEYSLDGTTYQESNIFGSLAPKNYTLYVRNSADATCVTTSPTQVTINAVPLPPVVPTTISLVQPTCAIPSGTITITTQSGVEYSLDGTTYQESNIFGSLAPKSYTLYVRNSADATCVTTSPTQVTINAVPLQPVATISSIVQPTCAVQSGTIVITQQTGMEYSLDGTTYQGSNTFTGLIPGSYTLYVRNSGDHTCAIVSSSVVTINAVPTPPIAPTLFSVVQPTCAIPSGTITIVTQTGVEYSLNGTTYQTSEMFSGLVPNTYTLYVRNIADHTCSVQSVSSVLVDALPPLPAVPTLVQIIQPTCLEPTGSIEITPQSDVQYSIGNGYQDSNVFENVAPGNYILSVRFTSSIACISSGTSQTINPVPPQIQFETIEDCDNKQFTLTASPLENSYDPNTVSYVWTDKNNVSVGTNSNVLNVSEAIESSLETETFPLEYTLTITSASTGCETSEKVTVESIYCNLQKGISPDGNGLNDYFDLRLMDIKKLEIFNRYGIKVYSQSNYTDQWKGQSDNGNELPSATYYYVIEMNNGQSKTGWIYLIREK; from the coding sequence ATGAAAAATAAATTACTTTTATTTTTACTCTTTCATTTATTAATCGGCAACCAATTAATTGCAAAAAGTTTTGAAGATGTCGTATCTATAAGAAAAATAGATTTTGATTCATCAATAACGATTCATTCACTTGATTCTATCAAAAAGAATAAAAAGAAATTAAGAGCCTCCAGAGTTAGAGCAGTTTTGCCTCCTCCAGTAGTGATTGCTGGAAGTTCTTGCGGGAATGGTGTTAATTCAGTTCAGGTTAACCTCTATGCGAATGGAGTCAATACTGGTGAAACAATAGAGTGGTATGCAAGTCAGGTTTCGGTGACACCTATTTTTACGGGTAGTAATTTTAGTCCAAGTATCGTTAAAACCAGAACGTATTATGTGCAGAGTAAATCTGGTGCTGATACTAGTATTAGAGTTCCTGTAGTTGCATCAGTCTATAGTACTCCGCCCGCAGTAACTTTGACAGTTTCACCTGAGAATAATATTCAAAATCCATTGTGTTTGGGCACTTCAGTAACTTTTACGGCAAGTGGTGGAGCTGATTTGTTTGAGTTTTCAGTTGATGGTGTTGTGAAACAAGCGATGTCAACCAGTAGAATATTCACAACAAATACATTGACTAATGGTCAGGAAGTTAGTGTACGTTCAAGATATGCTATAAGTTTAGATGGTACAATTACTGAAAAAGCATGGGGTACTGATCCTATGGAAGATAATTTTCTCTCTGCAGCTTTGTCGCCAAACGCATCCGGAGGTTATTTAAATTCTATAAAAATCAGCCCAACAGAAGATAAATTAGTTTTTGGTATAGCGGGAAAATTAATTAACAACAGAAGCATATTGTTGTTTTTAGATACTAAATCAGGCGGATTTCCACTTTCAGATTATGGTACTGACGGAGATCCACTTGCTCAGTTTAAGGCATTTAATTTATTTAATAAAAATCCAAGTACATTTGATTCTTATTTTGCAGCAGATTATTGTATAGCTATTACAACTGATGCCGGCGAAACGAATTATTATGCTGATATAATTGAATTAAAATCTGGGAATTCTATAAAAACATCTTTGGGTAGCGCAGCAACTGGATTGCCTTCGGCCTTGATGGGTATTAATAAGAATAATACAGGAATTTCAGATTATAGTTTAGGTTTTGAAATAGAGGTTTTGAAGGCACTGATTGGTTATACAACAGGTGATATCAAGTTTTTTGCATTGACCATGCAAGATGGTGATTTATCAAATTATAATGTTACTAATTCTTTTTTAAGTCCAGAAAGAACAAGTACTTTAGATTATGGAAGTGGTGCTGTTGATTATAATCTAAAAGATCCAAATTCGGTAATTGTTTCTGCATTGGCATTGACTCCTTGTTATTCAGAATCAAATATTACAATGAATTTTGTTGATAACCCAACTATCGCTACTGTTGGAGGAAATCAGTTTAAATGTGGATTGACTAGTGATGCCCTTGGGGGTAATACACCTTCTGTTGGTATAGGCGCTTGGACATTAAAATCCGGACCAGGGACTGTTAATTTTAATGATAGTTCAAGTGGTTCTTCTACGGCAACGGTTAGTGTTGAAGGTATTTATGTTTTTACTTGGACAATAACGAGCGGTGCTTGTATTGCTTCGTCAGCAGATGTAACTGTAGAATATAAGGTTACTCCACCACCAATAGTTGATGAAATTACGCAGCCTACATGTGCTGATAATTCGGGCAGTGTATTATTCAGTGGTTTACCTGAAGGTGCTTGGACAATAACTCCATCAATTGGAAGTGCAGTTTCTGGAACAGGAACAACATATGAATTCAAAAATTTGTTGGCCGCAACTGATTATACATTTACAGTTACAAATCCAAATACGAGTTGTACATCTGAGCCTTCAATACAAGTTACTATCAATGCTGTTCCGTTGCCACCGGTAGTTCCAACTACAGTAAGTTTGGTTCAACCGACTTGCGCAATTCCAAGCGGTACGATAACAATAACCACACAGTCCGGAGTAGAGTACAGTTTAGATGGTACTACTTATCAAGAATCAAATGTCTTCGGTTCATTGGCACCAAAAAACTATACATTATATGTAAGAAATAGTGCTGACGCTACTTGCGTTACGCTTTCACCAACTCAGGTTACTATCAATGCCGTTCCATTGCCACCGGTAGTTCCAACTACAGTAAGTGTAGTTCAACCGACTTGCGCAATTCCAAGCGGCACGATAACAATAACCACACAATCGGGAGTAGAATACAGTTTGGATGGTACTGCTTATCAAGAATCAAATATTTTCGGTTCATTGGCACCAAAAAACTATACATTGTATGTAAGAAATAGTGCTGACGCTACTTGCGTTACGACTTCGCCAACTCAGGTTACTATCAATGCTGTTCCATTGCAACCAGTAGTTCCAACTACAGTAAGTGTAGTTCAACCGACTTGCGCAATTCCAAGTGGCACGATAACAATAACCACACAGTCCGGGGTAGAGTACAGTTTAGATGGTACTACTTATCAAGAATCAAATATTTTCGGTTCATTGGCACCAAAAAACTATACATTATATGTAAGAAATAGTGCTGACGCTACTTGCGTTACGACTTCGCCAACTCAGGTTACTATCAATGCCGTTCCGTTGCCACCGGTAGTTCCAACTACAATAAGTTTGGTTCAACCGACTTGCGCAATTCCAAGCGGTACGATAACAATAACCACACAGTCCGGAGTAGAGTACAGTTTAGATGGTACTACTTATCAAGAATCAAATGTCTTCGGTTCATTGGCACCAAAAAACTATACATTATATGTAAGAAATAGTGCTGACGCTACTTGCGTTACGCTTTCACCAACTCAGGTTACTATCAATGCCGTTCCATTGCCACCGGTAGTTCCAACTACAGTAAGTGTAGTTCAACCGACTTGCGCAATTCCAAGCGGCACGATAACAATAACCACACAATCGGGAGTAGAATACAGTTTGGATGGTACTGCTTATCAAGAATCAAATATTTTCGGTTCATTGGCACCAAAAAACTATACATTGTATGTAAGAAATAGTGCTGACGCTACTTGCGTTACGACTTCGCCAACTCAGGTTACTATCAATGCTGTTCCATTGCAACCAGTAGTTCCAACTACAGTAAGTGTAGTTCAACCGACTTGCGCAATTCCAAGTGGCACGATAACAATAACCACACAGTCCGGGGTAGAGTACAGTTTAGATGGTACTACTTATCAAGAATCAAATATTTTCGGTTCATTGGCACCAAAAAACTATACATTATATGTAAGAAATAGTGCTGACGCTACTTGCGTTACGACTTCGCCAACTCAGGTTACTATCAATGCCGTTCCGTTGCCACCGGTAGTTCCAACTACAATAAGTTTGGTTCAACCGACTTGCGCAATTCCAAGCGGTACGATAACAATAACCACACAATCCGGAGTAGAGTACAGTTTAGATGGTACTACTTATCAAGAATCAAATGTCTTCGGTTCATTGGCACCAAAAAACTATACATTATATGTAAGAAATAGTGCTGACGCTACTTGCGTTACGCTTTCACCAACTCAGGTTACTATCAATGCCGTTCCATTGCCACCGGTAGTTCCAACTACAGTAAGTGTAGTTCAACCGACTTGCGCAATTCCAAGCGGCACGATAACAATAACCACACAATCGGGAGTAGAATACAGTTTGGATGGTACTGCTTATCAAGAATCAAATATTTTCGGTTCATTGGCACCAAAAAACTATACATTGTATGTAAGAAATAGTGCTGACGCTACTTGCGTTACGACTTCGCCAACTCAGGTTACTATCAATGCTGTTCCATTGCAACCAGTAGTTCCAACTACAGTAAGTGTAGTTCAACCGACTTGCGCAATTCCAAGTGGCACGATAACAATAACCACACAGTCCGGGGTAGAGTACAGTTTAGATGGTACTACTTATCAAGAATCAAATATTTTCGGTTCATTGGCACCAAAAAACTATACATTATATGTAAGAAATAGTGCTGACGCTACTTGCGTTACGACTTCGCCAACTCAGGTTACTATCAATGCCGTTCCGTTGCCACCGGTAGTTCCAACTACAATAAGTTTGGTTCAACCGACTTGCGCAATTCCAAGTGGCACGATAACAATAACCACACAGTCCGGGGTAGAGTACAGTTTAGATGGTACTACTTATCAAGAATCAAATATTTTCGGTTCATTGGCACCCAAAAGCTATACATTATATGTAAGAAATAGTGCAGATGCAACTTGCGTTACGACTTCGCCAACTCAGGTTACTATCAATGCTGTTCCATTGCAACCAGTAGCTACGATTAGCAGTATAGTACAGCCAACTTGTGCTGTGCAATCAGGTACTATTGTGATTACACAACAAACGGGAATGGAATACAGTTTAGATGGTACTACTTATCAAGGATCAAATACTTTTACGGGATTAATACCAGGTAGCTATACTTTATATGTAAGAAATAGTGGAGATCATACTTGTGCAATAGTTTCTTCTTCTGTTGTGACTATTAATGCCGTTCCTACTCCGCCAATTGCGCCAACCCTGTTTAGTGTGGTACAACCAACTTGTGCTATACCATCCGGTACAATTACTATAGTGACTCAAACCGGAGTAGAATATAGTTTAAACGGGACGACATATCAGACGAGTGAAATGTTTTCAGGATTAGTGCCTAATACGTATACATTATATGTTAGAAACATTGCAGATCATACTTGTTCTGTTCAAAGTGTATCTAGTGTATTAGTTGATGCACTTCCGCCATTACCTGCAGTACCAACTTTGGTACAGATAATTCAACCTACCTGTTTAGAGCCTACAGGAAGTATTGAAATTACTCCTCAATCAGATGTTCAATATAGTATTGGAAATGGTTATCAAGACAGTAATGTGTTTGAAAACGTAGCGCCAGGAAATTATATATTAAGTGTTCGATTTACAAGTAGTATAGCTTGCATTTCTTCCGGGACTTCACAAACAATAAATCCAGTTCCTCCACAAATTCAATTTGAAACAATTGAGGATTGTGATAATAAACAATTCACTTTAACAGCAAGTCCATTAGAGAATTCATATGATCCTAATACTGTTTCTTATGTATGGACAGATAAAAATAATGTTTCAGTAGGAACGAATTCAAATGTTTTGAATGTGTCTGAAGCAATTGAGTCTTCTTTAGAAACGGAAACTTTTCCATTAGAATATACTTTGACTATTACCTCTGCAAGTACAGGTTGTGAAACATCAGAGAAAGTAACCGTTGAGTCTATTTATTGTAATTTACAAAAAGGGATTTCGCCTGACGGTAACGGATTAAATGACTATTTTGATTTAAGATTAATGGATATCAAAAAACTAGAAATATTCAATAGATATGGTATAAAAGTGTACAGTCAATCTAATTATACAGATCAATGGAAAGGTCAGTCGGATAATGGCAATGAACTTCCAAGTGCTACTTATTATTATGTGATAGAAATGAATAACGGACAATCAAAAACAGGTTGGATTTATCTAATCAGAGAAAAATAA
- a CDS encoding tRNA-(ms[2]io[6]A)-hydroxylase, which produces MLGLKLATDPRWVNIVESNIEEILTDHAWCEQKAASNAISIVTYNSELEELVTEMLIIAKEELDHLQLVHELIKKKGLTLGRERKDHYVNELFKFMKKDGSRKDALCDRLLFSAMIEARSCERFKVLSENIKDPELAKFYRDLMISEAGHYTTFLGFARKYADNIDVDKRWAAWIDFETSIIVNYGKNETVHG; this is translated from the coding sequence ATGTTAGGATTAAAATTAGCTACAGACCCACGCTGGGTAAACATCGTTGAATCGAATATCGAAGAAATACTTACCGACCATGCTTGGTGCGAACAAAAAGCGGCTTCAAACGCGATTAGTATCGTCACCTATAACTCTGAACTGGAAGAATTAGTAACCGAAATGTTAATCATCGCCAAAGAAGAATTAGACCACTTGCAATTAGTTCATGAATTAATCAAGAAAAAAGGATTGACTTTAGGCCGTGAACGAAAAGATCATTATGTAAATGAACTTTTTAAATTCATGAAAAAAGACGGGAGCCGCAAAGATGCGTTATGTGACCGATTATTGTTTTCGGCCATGATCGAAGCACGAAGTTGCGAACGATTTAAAGTATTATCTGAAAATATTAAAGATCCGGAATTGGCTAAATTCTATCGTGATCTCATGATTTCTGAAGCGGGTCATTACACTACTTTTTTGGGCTTTGCCAGAAAATATGCTGATAATATTGATGTTGATAAACGTTGGGCCGCATGGATTGACTTTGAAACTTCTATCATTGTAAATTACGGAAAAAATGAAACCGTACATGGATAA
- a CDS encoding PorP/SprF family type IX secretion system membrane protein — MNKIFLTSLVVVFMTFMDVQAQQNPHYTQYMYNMNVINPAYAGSKESISFGLLYRKQWVNIEDAPTTFSFSGHTPVGDNVGVGLSLISDKIGPVTEQNVFGDFSYTLKLGDTQRLAFGLKAGFSFHKVGLRDIQSSLPDPSEGIFGEDISDTSLNLGTGVFYYTDKYYVSFSVPNMIKSAHLDYNGREYGSDVSHYFLTAGYVFDVNYELKFKPSFMLKSAFNVSPSLDVSANFLYKEKFELGATYRLEDSFGAMVNFVVTPELRIGYAYDHIVSDLNRTSPSSHEFIVLYDLFVPKKVSRSPRFF, encoded by the coding sequence ATGAATAAAATATTTTTAACTTCTCTGGTAGTTGTCTTTATGACTTTCATGGATGTGCAAGCACAACAAAATCCTCATTACACACAGTATATGTATAATATGAATGTCATAAATCCAGCTTATGCAGGATCTAAAGAAAGTATTTCTTTTGGACTTTTATACAGAAAACAATGGGTAAATATAGAAGATGCGCCTACAACATTTAGTTTTTCCGGACATACGCCAGTAGGAGATAATGTAGGAGTTGGTTTGTCGTTAATTTCAGATAAAATCGGACCGGTAACAGAGCAGAATGTTTTTGGAGATTTCTCTTATACCTTAAAATTAGGAGATACTCAGCGATTAGCATTTGGTTTGAAAGCAGGATTTTCATTTCATAAAGTAGGATTAAGGGACATTCAGTCGAGTTTGCCAGATCCTTCAGAAGGTATTTTTGGAGAAGATATCAGCGATACTTCTTTAAATTTAGGAACAGGTGTTTTTTATTATACCGATAAATATTATGTTTCCTTTTCGGTTCCTAATATGATAAAATCAGCGCATTTAGATTATAACGGGAGAGAATATGGTTCTGATGTGTCACATTATTTTTTAACGGCAGGTTACGTATTTGATGTTAATTATGAATTAAAATTCAAACCTTCTTTTATGTTGAAATCCGCATTTAATGTGTCACCTTCGCTAGATGTTTCGGCTAATTTTTTATACAAAGAAAAATTTGAATTGGGAGCCACTTATCGATTAGAAGACAGTTTTGGAGCTATGGTGAATTTTGTTGTAACACCTGAATTGCGTATCGGTTATGCATACGATCATATCGTTTCAGATTTGAATAGGACTTCGCCGTCTTCTCATGAATTTATTGTTTTGTATGATTTATTTGTGCCAAAAAAAGTTTCACGTTCACCAAGGTTTTTTTAA
- a CDS encoding OmpA family protein: protein MKINTILLFFVVAGFSLSAQNKSTKGADKLVERYEYVQAVQEYLALVEIGKSDGYVQKQLGDCYYNMHNTVAAEKWYSQAVKTNQAAETYYRYAQVLKSNGKYAEANEQMKAFATMVPNDQRAKEFIANPDYLSELINKEKLFEVNKISLNSNRSDFGAVLYGDVLYFASARNESNKTYGWNDEPFLDIYQSTYNENKKYSEPIPVTELNSTFHEGPLTMTKDGNTIYFSSESLKDKLFEKDSAKKLKFGQVNLYKASKENGKWGAITPLPFNSKSFSAGNPSIDKEGKTLYFASNMPGSIGGTDIWKVAVNADGTFGTPENMGDKINTFGDENFPFITEDAILYFSSNGLAGFGGLDVFSVDLNQNGAPSNIGKPVNTEKDDFAFTYNKEKNIGYLSSNRAGSDDIYSTVPVCKGQVLTVVQNAKTEALIPNSKVVILDENGTVLDTQYSNEKGEVLYDLECQKAYAIEVYKDGFVTGKFPIAKLKGGKVFINAVVTPIEVIVTETEIVLKPIYFENDKSTITKWGAAELDKLVYIMSQNKNLIIYAKSHTDFRGTNQYNLKLSDRRAKSTVQYIISKGIDASRISGKGFGESDPKVNCKKCSEDEHTLNRRSEFMIVK, encoded by the coding sequence ATGAAAATAAATACGATACTATTGTTTTTTGTGGTTGCTGGATTTTCTCTTAGCGCACAAAATAAAAGTACAAAAGGCGCTGATAAATTAGTTGAAAGATACGAATACGTTCAGGCTGTACAAGAATATTTGGCTTTGGTTGAAATCGGAAAATCAGACGGATATGTTCAAAAGCAATTGGGGGATTGTTATTATAATATGCACAATACAGTTGCGGCCGAAAAGTGGTATAGCCAAGCGGTTAAAACCAATCAAGCCGCAGAAACATATTATAGATATGCTCAAGTGCTTAAATCAAACGGGAAATATGCAGAGGCTAATGAGCAAATGAAAGCTTTTGCCACGATGGTGCCAAACGATCAAAGAGCCAAAGAATTCATAGCAAATCCGGATTACCTTTCGGAGTTAATCAATAAAGAAAAACTTTTTGAGGTGAATAAAATTTCACTGAATTCAAATCGATCTGATTTTGGCGCAGTGCTTTACGGAGACGTTCTTTATTTTGCAAGTGCCAGAAATGAAAGTAATAAAACTTATGGATGGAATGACGAGCCTTTTTTAGATATTTATCAATCTACTTACAACGAAAATAAAAAATATTCAGAGCCAATTCCTGTAACAGAATTAAATTCAACTTTCCATGAGGGGCCTTTGACAATGACTAAAGATGGGAACACCATTTATTTTTCGAGTGAAAGTCTAAAAGATAAATTATTTGAGAAAGACAGTGCCAAAAAATTAAAATTTGGTCAAGTAAATCTTTATAAAGCAAGCAAAGAAAATGGAAAATGGGGAGCAATTACTCCGTTACCATTCAATAGTAAAAGCTTTTCAGCAGGTAATCCGTCAATAGATAAGGAAGGCAAAACCCTTTATTTTGCCTCTAATATGCCAGGTTCTATTGGAGGAACAGATATTTGGAAAGTGGCTGTAAATGCTGATGGAACTTTTGGAACTCCAGAGAATATGGGAGATAAAATAAATACTTTTGGAGACGAAAATTTTCCATTCATCACAGAAGATGCTATTTTATATTTTTCGTCTAATGGGTTAGCCGGTTTTGGAGGATTAGATGTCTTTTCTGTAGATTTAAATCAAAATGGAGCGCCTAGTAACATTGGTAAACCTGTAAATACTGAAAAAGATGATTTTGCATTTACATACAATAAAGAAAAAAATATTGGTTATTTATCCAGTAACAGAGCTGGAAGTGATGATATTTACAGCACAGTTCCAGTATGTAAAGGGCAAGTGCTAACGGTTGTACAAAATGCAAAAACTGAAGCACTTATTCCGAATTCTAAAGTAGTTATCCTAGACGAAAACGGAACCGTTTTAGACACTCAATATTCTAATGAAAAAGGAGAAGTGCTTTATGATTTAGAATGCCAAAAAGCATATGCAATAGAAGTTTATAAAGATGGTTTTGTAACCGGAAAATTTCCAATAGCAAAATTAAAAGGAGGAAAAGTGTTCATTAATGCTGTTGTGACTCCAATAGAAGTGATTGTAACGGAGACTGAAATTGTTTTGAAACCTATTTATTTTGAAAATGATAAAAGTACCATTACAAAATGGGGTGCGGCAGAGCTGGATAAGTTGGTTTACATAATGTCCCAAAATAAAAATTTGATTATTTATGCTAAATCGCATACGGATTTCAGAGGAACGAATCAATATAATTTGAAGCTTTCAGATCGAAGAGCAAAATCGACAGTTCAATATATAATCTCAAAAGGAATTGATGCCAGCAGAATATCAGGAAAAGGTTTTGGAGAATCAGATCCAAAAGTAAACTGCAAGAAATGTTCTGAAGACGAACATACATTAAACCGACGTTCAGAGTTTATGATAGTTAAATAG
- a CDS encoding glycosyltransferase — translation MNSVRKLLIIGFVWPEPNSSAAGGRMMQLISLFKAKRFHITFASPAQNSDFMVDLAEFGVEKKTIELNNSSFDIFIKELNPTVVLFDRFMMEEQFGWRVAENCPDALRLLDTEDLHCLRLARQNAFKENRDFLTSDLLSEEVAKREIASILRCDLSFMIAEFEMELLESVFKIDKNILYYLPFLVEPTPIESLQKLPAFEERSNFIFIGNFLHEPNWNAVQYLKEIIWPLIKKQVPGAVLHVYGAYPSQKVLQLHNDKEGFLIMGRAQNAQDVVKKARVVLAPLRFGAGIKGKLLEAMQCGTPSITTNIGAESMHGNLPWNGFVTDDVQVFADKAVQLYQDKSIWLKAQENGFEIIEKRYFKSLFADDFVKHILKVQTHLKQHRLNNFMGSLLQHHTLTSTKYMSRWIEEKNGKG, via the coding sequence ATGAATTCAGTTCGAAAGCTTTTAATTATTGGTTTTGTTTGGCCAGAGCCCAATTCATCGGCAGCAGGAGGAAGAATGATGCAATTGATTTCGCTTTTTAAAGCAAAAAGATTTCATATTACGTTTGCGAGTCCAGCTCAAAATAGCGATTTTATGGTTGATTTAGCTGAATTTGGAGTTGAAAAAAAGACTATTGAATTAAATAATTCGAGTTTTGATATTTTTATAAAAGAACTGAATCCTACAGTGGTTTTATTTGATCGTTTTATGATGGAAGAGCAATTTGGTTGGCGTGTAGCCGAAAATTGTCCGGATGCTTTACGATTATTAGATACCGAAGATTTACATTGTTTGCGTTTGGCAAGACAAAATGCATTTAAAGAAAATCGAGACTTTTTAACCTCCGATTTACTGTCTGAAGAAGTAGCGAAACGAGAAATAGCCAGTATCTTACGCTGTGATTTGTCTTTTATGATTGCTGAATTTGAGATGGAATTACTAGAGTCCGTTTTTAAAATTGATAAAAATATTCTGTATTATCTACCCTTTTTAGTTGAGCCGACGCCAATTGAATCTCTTCAAAAATTACCGGCTTTTGAAGAACGAAGCAATTTTATTTTTATCGGAAATTTTCTTCACGAACCCAATTGGAATGCGGTTCAGTATTTGAAAGAAATAATTTGGCCTTTAATTAAAAAACAAGTTCCGGGAGCTGTTTTACATGTTTATGGCGCTTATCCTTCACAAAAAGTTTTGCAATTGCATAACGACAAAGAGGGTTTTTTAATAATGGGTCGTGCGCAAAATGCTCAAGATGTAGTCAAAAAAGCCCGTGTTGTTTTGGCGCCTTTGCGTTTTGGCGCAGGTATTAAAGGAAAATTATTGGAAGCCATGCAATGTGGAACGCCAAGTATAACGACGAATATTGGTGCTGAATCTATGCATGGTAATTTGCCTTGGAATGGTTTTGTTACAGATGATGTACAAGTTTTTGCAGATAAAGCAGTACAATTGTATCAAGACAAATCCATTTGGCTAAAAGCCCAAGAAAATGGTTTTGAAATTATAGAAAAACGTTATTTTAAATCCTTGTTTGCGGATGATTTTGTCAAGCATATTTTAAAAGTTCAAACTCATTTAAAGCAACATCGACTGAATAATTTTATGGGATCACTATTGCAACATCATACTTTGACCAGTACAAAATATATGTCGCGGTGGATTGAGGAAAAGAATGGGAAAGGTTAG